One part of the Desulfovibrio sp. genome encodes these proteins:
- a CDS encoding P-II family nitrogen regulator, with amino-acid sequence MKKLEIIIRPSMFDKVKDALTDMGIHGLNYVEIKGFGRQRGHTEVYRGTTMQVDCLPKIKVEVVLHDDMLETVLNAVVSISRTGQVGDGKIFISEVLDAIRIRTGERGDEAL; translated from the coding sequence ATGAAAAAGCTTGAAATCATCATCCGGCCCAGCATGTTTGACAAGGTTAAGGACGCGCTTACCGACATGGGCATCCACGGCTTGAACTACGTTGAAATCAAGGGATTTGGTCGTCAGCGTGGGCACACCGAAGTGTATCGCGGCACCACCATGCAGGTAGATTGCCTGCCCAAGATCAAGGTGGAAGTAGTGCTGCACGACGACATGCTGGAAACTGTTCTGAATGCTGTGGTTTCCATCTCCCGCACGGGACAGGTTGGCGACGGGAAAATTTTCATCAGTGAAGTTTTGGACGCCATCCGCATCCGCACTGGTGAACGAGGCGACGAGGCTCTGTAG